A genome region from Pleurocapsa minor HA4230-MV1 includes the following:
- a CDS encoding GFA family protein, whose amino-acid sequence MVEGSCLCGSVKYKVELIPEKIFNCHCKFCRKAHGADYATVALAKASTLEIFDESGSLKEYKNAIGGYRAFCVNCGSRLMNYADDKNIWLCIVLATVDTPTNLKPVAHVNIESKASWCQPYEGIPSFEGLPPGVI is encoded by the coding sequence ATGGTTGAAGGAAGTTGTCTCTGTGGTTCAGTTAAGTATAAGGTGGAGCTAATTCCAGAGAAAATATTTAATTGCCACTGTAAGTTTTGCAGAAAAGCACACGGAGCCGACTATGCGACTGTCGCCCTTGCCAAAGCAAGTACGTTGGAGATTTTTGACGAATCAGGTTCATTAAAAGAATATAAAAATGCAATCGGTGGGTACAGAGCTTTTTGTGTCAATTGCGGTTCACGGCTGATGAATTATGCTGACGATAAAAATATCTGGCTATGCATTGTGTTAGCAACTGTAGACACTCCGACGAATTTAAAACCAGTTGCCCATGTAAATATTGAATCAAAAGCAAGTTGGTGTCAGCCCTATGAAGGTATACCAAGTTTTGAAGGACTTCCTCCTGGAGTTATTTAA
- a CDS encoding helix-turn-helix transcriptional regulator, which produces MVRKLIRNRPEPEIFTLDCPTQQVLDIIGNKWSVIIIYCLAYQTRRYKQLERKIEGISQKVLTQTLRKLEQNGLVKRKVYPAVPAQVEYSLTPLGETLVEPLSLLAEWSEQNISKIN; this is translated from the coding sequence ATGGTGCGTAAATTAATCCGTAATCGTCCAGAACCCGAAATATTTACTCTTGATTGTCCTACTCAACAAGTTTTGGATATTATCGGCAATAAATGGAGTGTAATTATTATTTATTGTCTTGCTTATCAAACCAGACGTTATAAACAATTGGAACGTAAAATAGAAGGAATTTCTCAAAAAGTTTTAACTCAAACTCTTCGTAAATTAGAACAGAATGGCTTGGTCAAAAGAAAAGTTTATCCAGCAGTTCCTGCACAGGTTGAATATTCTCTCACGCCTTTGGGTGAAACCCTAGTCGAACCTTTATCTTTACTGGCAGAATGGAGCGAACAAAACATATCAAAAATAAATTAA
- a CDS encoding DUF433 domain-containing protein: MNSTTGLLTRITQTPGQCGGRPCIRGMRIRVTDILEMLAENVSVTEILEDFPDLELADIQACLLFAARRTDFPRLTA; the protein is encoded by the coding sequence ATGAATTCAACAACTGGCTTGCTCACTCGTATTACCCAAACCCCTGGGCAATGTGGTGGTCGTCCCTGTATTCGAGGGATGCGAATTCGAGTGACCGATATTTTAGAGATGTTAGCTGAAAATGTTAGCGTGACTGAAATATTGGAAGATTTTCCCGATCTGGAACTTGCCGATATCCAAGCTTGCTTGCTCTTCGCTGCACGACGCACGGACTTTCCTAGGCTGACGGCATGA
- the rfbD gene encoding dTDP-4-dehydrorhamnose reductase, whose product MTKILLIGITGQIGQELQQTLPSIGEVIGVDRQSLDLSQPEQIQQRIAEIKPNMIVNAAAYTAVDKSESESELAMTINATAPKAIAIAAQDINAKVLHISSDYVFNGQNHTPYLEDDRPDPLGVYGKSKLLGEIGVRENCDRHLILRTAWVYGSRGHGNFVKTMLRLGAERTELKIVADQIGSPSWSYDIAIAITHLLAKSLTDESINGIYHFTNSGVASWYDLALATFDEAKQLGFPLKVEQVIPITTAEFPTPTQRPAYSVLAKTKITAALGTHPPYWRDSLSKMLTEWQSLADS is encoded by the coding sequence ATGACCAAAATATTGTTGATTGGTATTACAGGACAGATAGGACAAGAACTACAGCAGACTTTACCTAGTATCGGCGAAGTGATCGGTGTCGATCGTCAATCACTAGATCTAAGTCAACCTGAACAAATCCAGCAGCGAATTGCAGAGATAAAGCCCAATATGATTGTTAATGCTGCTGCTTATACCGCCGTAGATAAGTCAGAGAGCGAATCTGAACTAGCAATGACTATTAATGCCACTGCCCCAAAAGCGATCGCCATTGCTGCTCAAGATATTAATGCAAAAGTACTACATATTTCCAGCGACTATGTATTTAATGGACAAAACCATACTCCTTATCTAGAGGACGATCGCCCCGATCCTTTGGGAGTATACGGCAAGTCTAAACTACTAGGAGAAATTGGGGTAAGAGAAAATTGCGATCGCCATTTAATTCTGCGTACTGCTTGGGTATATGGTTCGAGGGGTCACGGTAATTTTGTCAAAACCATGCTGCGCTTGGGTGCAGAACGAACTGAGTTAAAAATAGTCGCCGATCAAATTGGTAGTCCTAGTTGGTCTTATGATATTGCGATCGCAATTACTCATTTACTCGCCAAATCTTTGACGGATGAAAGTATTAACGGGATCTATCACTTTACTAATAGTGGTGTTGCTAGCTGGTACGATTTAGCCTTAGCTACCTTCGATGAAGCCAAACAGCTTGGTTTTCCTTTAAAAGTTGAACAGGTTATACCGATTACTACCGCCGAGTTTCCCACCCCCACCCAACGTCCAGCCTATTCCGTCTTAGCCAAAACTAAAATCACCGCAGCTTTGGGAACACATCCCCCCTACTGGCGGGATTCCCTGTCTAAGATGTTAACCGAATGGCAATCTTTAGCTGATAGCTGA
- the rfbC gene encoding dTDP-4-dehydrorhamnose 3,5-epimerase, giving the protein MEVIHTKIYDVLIIEPKVFGDERGFFLESFNEKTFREKTGVMASFVQDNHSRSAQNVLRGLHYQIQNPQGKLVRVTSGSVYDVALDIRKSSPTFGQWTGCILSETNHRQLWVPPGFAHGFVVLSEVADFLYKTTDYYSPEYERCILWNDPALDIDWKIVGEPVLSAKDRSGLPLEKAEVFA; this is encoded by the coding sequence ATGGAAGTTATTCACACCAAAATTTACGATGTTTTAATTATTGAACCTAAAGTCTTCGGTGATGAGCGCGGTTTTTTTCTGGAAAGCTTTAATGAAAAAACCTTTAGAGAGAAAACTGGCGTAATGGCTAGTTTCGTCCAAGATAACCATTCTCGTTCGGCGCAAAATGTCTTGCGAGGTCTACATTATCAGATTCAAAACCCTCAAGGAAAGCTGGTGCGCGTTACTTCAGGTTCAGTATATGACGTGGCGCTAGATATTCGTAAAAGTTCACCCACTTTTGGTCAATGGACAGGATGTATTTTGAGTGAAACTAATCACAGACAATTGTGGGTTCCGCCTGGATTCGCTCATGGATTTGTCGTCTTGTCGGAAGTGGCAGACTTTTTATATAAAACAACTGATTATTACTCACCAGAATATGAACGTTGTATTTTGTGGAACGATCCTGCCCTTGATATAGACTGGAAAATCGTGGGTGAACCAGTGCTATCGGCGAAAGATCGCTCTGGCCTACCGCTAGAAAAAGCTGAGGTGTTTGCATGA
- the rfbB gene encoding dTDP-glucose 4,6-dehydratase, which yields MQQDNSRTPRHILITGGAGFIGSNFVHHWSKNYPDDRIVVLDALTYAGNRSTLASLEDKPQFKFVQGDICDRTLIDNLLAEENIDTVAHFAAESHVDRSILGPGAFVQTNVVGTFTLLEAFRQRWNKREQPQSDCFLHVSTDEVYGSLEADDPAFTETTPYTPNSPYSASKAGSDHLARAYFHTYGMPTIITNCSNNYGPFHFPEKLIPLMCINILLGKPLPVYGDGQNIRDWLYVEDHCRALDVVINRGTPGETYNVGGNNEVKNLDLVEQLCKLMDELAPNLPVRPSKDLITFVKDRAGHDRRYAIDASKIKRELGWSPQLTVEEGLRRTVVWYLENQDWWQPLLSDEYKNYYDQVYA from the coding sequence ATGCAGCAAGACAATAGTAGAACACCTCGACACATTTTAATTACAGGAGGAGCAGGATTTATTGGCTCTAACTTTGTCCATCATTGGAGTAAGAATTATCCAGACGATCGCATTGTGGTCTTAGATGCTTTGACCTATGCAGGAAATAGAAGCACCCTAGCTAGTTTAGAAGATAAGCCTCAGTTTAAGTTTGTTCAAGGGGATATTTGCGATCGCACTTTGATCGACAATTTGTTAGCAGAGGAAAATATTGATACCGTCGCTCATTTTGCAGCAGAGTCCCATGTAGACCGTTCTATCTTAGGGCCTGGAGCCTTTGTTCAGACTAACGTGGTGGGAACTTTTACCCTCTTAGAAGCCTTTCGCCAACGCTGGAACAAAAGAGAGCAACCTCAAAGCGATTGCTTTTTACACGTTTCTACCGATGAAGTTTATGGCAGCCTGGAAGCAGACGATCCTGCTTTTACTGAAACAACTCCCTACACCCCCAATAGTCCATATTCCGCCTCCAAAGCGGGGAGCGATCATCTAGCGCGGGCATATTTCCATACTTACGGTATGCCTACCATAATTACCAACTGTTCTAATAATTATGGCCCATTTCATTTTCCCGAAAAGTTGATTCCGCTGATGTGTATTAATATCCTTTTGGGCAAACCCCTGCCTGTATACGGTGATGGGCAGAATATTCGGGATTGGCTCTATGTTGAAGATCACTGTCGAGCATTAGACGTGGTGATTAATCGTGGTACGCCAGGAGAAACCTATAATGTTGGCGGGAATAATGAAGTAAAAAATCTCGATCTAGTGGAACAACTGTGTAAGTTGATGGATGAACTAGCGCCAAATCTACCTGTACGTCCTTCAAAAGACCTAATTACCTTTGTTAAAGACCGCGCAGGACACGATCGCCGTTATGCGATCGACGCTAGTAAAATTAAGCGAGAATTAGGCTGGAGTCCCCAATTAACTGTCGAGGAAGGCTTACGACGCACCGTAGTCTGGTATTTGGAGAATCAGGATTGGTGGCAACCTTTACTTAGTGATGAGTATAAAAATTACTACGACCAAGTATATGCCTAA
- a CDS encoding Uma2 family endonuclease, whose product MIVAREQERHFTPEEYFVWEEQQLEKHELIDGRVYAISGGTKNHSAIAINCLLSIRSHLRGSKCRVFNSDLKVNIFNTHNYTYPDLSVTCDPRDNSSPQYITYPCLIVEVLSDSTEAYDRGKKFKKYRRNPNLIDYVLVSFDEIAIDIYHRNDGGDWLILSYREGDRVEFKSISLSLAIEQFYEEIVFEQQSDIS is encoded by the coding sequence ATGATTGTAGCTAGAGAGCAAGAGCGACACTTTACACCTGAAGAATATTTTGTTTGGGAAGAGCAACAATTAGAAAAGCATGAGCTAATCGATGGTCGCGTGTATGCGATCAGTGGGGGTACAAAAAATCATAGTGCGATCGCTATAAATTGCTTGTTATCGATCAGATCTCATCTGAGAGGAAGCAAATGTAGAGTTTTTAATTCAGACTTAAAGGTTAATATTTTTAATACTCACAACTATACCTATCCCGATCTCAGTGTCACTTGCGATCCGCGAGATAATTCTAGCCCTCAATATATTACTTATCCCTGTTTGATTGTTGAGGTTTTATCCGATAGCACTGAGGCTTATGACCGAGGCAAGAAGTTTAAAAAATATCGCCGCAATCCAAATTTGATTGATTATGTTTTAGTGAGTTTTGATGAGATTGCAATTGACATTTATCACAGAAACGATGGGGGAGATTGGTTGATTTTGAGCTATCGAGAGGGCGATCGCGTAGAGTTTAAAAGTATTAGTTTAAGTTTGGCGATCGAGCAGTTCTATGAAGAAATTGTTTTCGAGCAGCAATCTGACATTTCCTAA
- a CDS encoding alkene reductase, with amino-acid sequence MNSNLFDFFQLGSNNLDNRMVMAPMTRLRANGTIPTQLMAEYYAQRATAGLIITECTMISPLSQGYMNVPGIYNEEQIQGWKLVTNAVHAQGGKIFLQIWHSGRVAHSALLNGEKPVAPSEIAATGQLHTPIGKVEIETPRALETSEISEIIAQFRQAAINAKQAGFDGVELHGAFGYLIDQFLQDGSNQRQDKYGGSIENRARFLLEVVEAVTQVWRDDCVGIRLSPSNTFYGMVDSDSQATFSYVIKALNNFKLAYIHLMEANEVDLKTRQVINPVLPIFRPLYQGNIITNGGYNKETGNSAIASGNAELVSYGRPYLANPDLVKRFVANAPLNEPDPRTFYGRGDTENAKVGYTDYSFL; translated from the coding sequence ATGAACTCTAATCTTTTTGACTTTTTTCAATTAGGCTCAAATAATTTAGACAACCGTATGGTGATGGCTCCCATGACTCGCTTACGTGCTAATGGGACAATTCCCACTCAGTTAATGGCAGAATATTATGCTCAACGTGCTACTGCTGGTTTAATTATTACTGAATGCACCATGATATCTCCCCTCAGTCAAGGATATATGAATGTACCTGGTATTTATAACGAGGAGCAAATTCAAGGTTGGAAATTAGTTACTAATGCAGTTCACGCTCAAGGCGGTAAAATATTTTTACAAATTTGGCATAGTGGCAGAGTAGCTCATTCAGCTTTACTTAATGGAGAAAAACCAGTTGCACCCAGCGAAATTGCAGCTACAGGTCAATTACATACTCCTATTGGTAAGGTAGAGATAGAAACTCCCCGTGCTTTAGAAACCTCAGAAATCTCAGAAATTATTGCTCAATTTCGTCAAGCAGCAATCAATGCAAAACAGGCTGGTTTTGATGGAGTAGAGTTACACGGCGCCTTTGGTTATTTAATCGATCAATTTTTACAGGATGGTTCAAATCAACGCCAGGATAAGTATGGCGGTTCGATAGAAAATCGCGCTCGTTTTTTACTAGAAGTAGTTGAAGCAGTAACTCAAGTTTGGAGAGATGACTGTGTTGGGATTAGATTATCTCCTAGTAATACTTTTTATGGCATGGTTGACTCCGATTCTCAAGCCACTTTTAGCTACGTAATCAAAGCCTTGAATAATTTTAAGTTGGCATATATTCATCTAATGGAAGCCAATGAAGTTGACCTAAAGACTCGTCAGGTTATTAATCCTGTTTTACCCATTTTTCGTCCTCTTTATCAGGGAAATATTATTACCAATGGTGGTTATAACAAAGAGACAGGAAATAGCGCGATCGCTTCTGGAAATGCCGAGTTAGTTTCTTACGGTAGACCATATCTAGCTAATCCTGATTTGGTCAAGAGATTTGTTGCTAATGCTCCTTTAAATGAACCTGATCCCAGAACTTTTTACGGTAGAGGTGATACTGAAAACGCAAAAGTTGGCTATACAGATTATTCTTTTCTTTGA
- the mreD gene encoding rod shape-determining protein MreD — MQRQKQRSLNILTVINLLFVTASIAVCIILMLVDLPGMELLEVNPNWLLIWVVAWSLNRTAWQGAIAGLMIGCIYDGITISNPSHILSFVVIGVLTSSLKTQKYLGEDFISVAFIVFFMTFLSEAIFALQYAGEHSIGMTDLRQKYQQVVIISAIITSLWSPAFYYPMNLWQKRLGLWRRKLS, encoded by the coding sequence ATGCAGCGTCAAAAACAGAGATCACTTAATATTTTAACGGTAATTAATTTACTGTTTGTTACTGCCTCGATCGCTGTTTGCATTATTTTAATGCTGGTCGATCTTCCAGGGATGGAGCTATTAGAAGTAAATCCAAACTGGTTATTAATTTGGGTTGTGGCTTGGAGTCTCAATAGAACGGCATGGCAAGGGGCGATCGCTGGTTTGATGATCGGCTGTATCTATGATGGTATTACTATTAGCAATCCCTCACATATTCTCAGTTTTGTAGTGATAGGGGTTTTAACTTCCAGTCTCAAGACGCAAAAGTATCTAGGTGAAGATTTTATTTCTGTCGCTTTTATCGTGTTTTTTATGACATTTTTATCTGAAGCCATTTTTGCTTTACAGTATGCTGGAGAACATTCAATTGGCATGACTGATTTAAGGCAGAAATATCAGCAGGTAGTTATTATTTCAGCAATTATTACTAGCCTTTGGAGTCCTGCTTTTTATTATCCTATGAATCTGTGGCAAAAACGACTGGGATTATGGAGAAGAAAATTAAGCTAA
- a CDS encoding alpha-mannosidase, which produces MLEDSAVTIQKAIAKLRQLVRLEVQASWRDLGNDATLIDSFQSPTVILNEKGYVVFSSGKEVKWLGQQIVIPQTLQGYPIEGMSLRLVLTWWAADAQIFINGELVQQGDLFDSSARVLITDYAQPGQEYVVTIRLVSPSHDIGALMRSHLIYEQVNTPQKIDPGLVADEITVLSKYLSQFKPADLDILATELDGFNWHNLEQADKFTEDLAQLRSLLLPLAQDIKQRRFNLLGHAHLDMAWLWTTDETYEVAERTFKSVLELQQDFPALTFGHTSPALYEWIEHNRPELFELIQNAVRDNRWEILGGMWVEPETNLVCGESLIRQLIYGQRYYQEKFGEIAKVAWLPDSFGFTWQLPQIMQQCGIESFVTGKLHWNDTTKFPHGCFWWESPDGTQLLTLMSPPNVTGVMDTNPITMANYAVDWEVQTGLQEIFWLPGVGDHGGGPTRDMLEVAAKWQDSPFFPQIEFVTTGDYLRRIGGTGESNESFAQSRLSRLVWGQDAKGDKEKKQGILRHQLPIWQDELYLELHRGCYTVHADQKRYNRRCERLLYEAELWSTLATLLCGDRFDIQPLFPNIKNIIEKEGFCQANPQQLIEIAWKKVLFNQFHDILPGTSIAEVFREANRDWETALTIGANLLQHALSTIAASIKLPDPPQADAVPIVVFNSLNWSRSQVVTLEDSRFEDNNLFWLWDDRGNKITTHSDRAGTLSFLAQNIPGVGYSFYWLCQESGIRSRDEFKADYLLENNYLKVIVNPQTGDLDSIFDKNNEREILRLPGNKLQAFTDQGQYWDAWNIDPEYAQKQLSDTQLKSIEWLENSELRQVIRVVKQFNSSEFIQDYILAKQANLLTIENTVDWQETHVMIKVAFPLNLTSDYVTCEIPCSTIKRTTKPETAAERAQWEVSALNWADLTDIKADYGVSLLNDCKYGYDAQPNQLRLTLLRAATWPDPQSDRGIHHFTYSIYPHKHSWQEANTVRQGYELNTNLHTIILTQPEQKKQNSQQLPTRSELLNLSADNLILMALQLSNQQNLTMRCYEAWGTEAKIKLRSDVNLELADQIDCLDRKQVENEQLQRVKPHKIINFKLKQHLPSKPI; this is translated from the coding sequence ATGCTTGAAGACTCTGCTGTAACTATCCAAAAAGCGATCGCTAAATTGCGTCAGCTAGTGCGACTAGAGGTACAAGCTAGTTGGCGTGACTTGGGTAATGATGCAACATTAATAGATTCCTTTCAGTCTCCCACTGTCATCCTCAATGAGAAGGGCTATGTAGTTTTTTCTTCAGGGAAAGAGGTTAAATGGCTAGGACAGCAGATTGTTATCCCTCAAACACTACAGGGTTATCCCATAGAGGGGATGAGTTTACGTTTAGTTTTAACTTGGTGGGCAGCAGATGCTCAAATATTTATTAACGGGGAGTTGGTGCAACAGGGAGATTTATTTGATTCTTCGGCGCGGGTATTAATTACGGATTATGCTCAACCAGGACAAGAATATGTGGTGACTATTCGCCTTGTTAGTCCGAGTCATGACATTGGGGCATTAATGCGATCGCATTTGATTTATGAACAAGTAAATACTCCCCAAAAGATTGACCCTGGTTTGGTAGCGGATGAAATCACTGTCTTAAGCAAGTATCTGTCTCAATTTAAACCCGCAGATCTAGATATATTAGCGACAGAATTAGATGGGTTTAACTGGCACAATCTGGAACAGGCTGATAAGTTTACAGAAGATTTGGCGCAGTTGCGATCGCTTTTGTTACCCCTGGCACAGGATATTAAACAACGTCGTTTTAATTTACTCGGTCATGCCCACTTGGACATGGCTTGGTTATGGACAACTGACGAAACCTACGAAGTCGCGGAACGAACTTTTAAGTCTGTTCTGGAGCTACAGCAAGATTTTCCTGCTCTTACCTTTGGTCATACTAGTCCAGCCTTGTATGAATGGATTGAGCATAATCGCCCTGAATTGTTTGAGTTAATTCAAAATGCTGTCAGGGACAATAGGTGGGAAATATTAGGCGGGATGTGGGTTGAACCTGAAACTAATTTGGTTTGTGGTGAGTCGTTAATTCGGCAATTAATCTATGGACAGCGATATTATCAGGAGAAGTTTGGCGAGATAGCAAAAGTTGCTTGGCTACCCGATAGCTTCGGTTTTACTTGGCAACTACCCCAAATTATGCAGCAATGCGGGATTGAATCTTTTGTCACGGGAAAATTGCACTGGAATGATACGACCAAGTTTCCTCATGGCTGTTTCTGGTGGGAGTCTCCCGACGGAACGCAGTTATTAACTTTGATGTCTCCCCCTAACGTGACGGGAGTGATGGATACTAACCCGATTACCATGGCTAACTATGCAGTTGATTGGGAAGTGCAGACGGGTTTACAGGAGATATTTTGGCTACCAGGAGTAGGCGATCATGGCGGAGGGCCAACTAGAGATATGTTGGAGGTTGCTGCTAAATGGCAGGACTCGCCGTTTTTTCCGCAGATTGAGTTTGTTACGACTGGGGATTATTTGAGGAGGATTGGGGGTACTGGAGAAAGCAATGAAAGTTTCGCGCAAAGTCGTTTATCCCGCTTAGTTTGGGGCCAAGACGCAAAGGGGGATAAGGAGAAAAAGCAAGGGATTCTTCGGCATCAGTTGCCGATATGGCAAGATGAGCTATATCTAGAGTTGCACCGTGGTTGTTATACCGTTCATGCCGATCAGAAAAGATATAATCGCCGTTGTGAAAGATTACTTTATGAAGCGGAATTGTGGTCAACTTTAGCAACTTTGCTTTGTGGAGACAGGTTTGATATCCAGCCACTATTTCCCAATATAAAAAATATAATTGAAAAAGAAGGTTTTTGTCAAGCAAATCCTCAGCAGCTGATCGAAATTGCCTGGAAGAAAGTTCTATTTAATCAGTTTCATGACATTTTGCCAGGGACATCGATCGCCGAAGTTTTTAGGGAAGCTAATCGAGACTGGGAGACAGCGCTGACCATCGGCGCAAATCTTCTGCAACATGCTCTAAGTACCATTGCTGCCAGTATCAAGTTACCAGATCCACCTCAAGCAGATGCTGTACCAATAGTTGTGTTTAATTCTCTTAATTGGTCGCGATCGCAAGTAGTAACTTTAGAAGATTCTCGATTTGAGGATAACAATTTATTTTGGCTTTGGGATGATCGGGGAAATAAAATTACTACTCATAGCGATCGAGCAGGTACATTAAGTTTTCTAGCGCAAAATATTCCAGGGGTAGGCTACAGTTTTTATTGGTTGTGTCAAGAATCAGGAATAAGATCGCGGGATGAATTTAAAGCTGATTACCTGTTAGAAAATAATTATTTAAAGGTAATTGTCAATCCGCAAACAGGTGATTTAGATAGTATTTTTGATAAGAACAACGAGCGAGAAATATTGCGATTACCTGGTAATAAACTACAGGCTTTTACAGACCAAGGGCAGTATTGGGATGCTTGGAATATCGATCCAGAATATGCACAAAAGCAATTATCTGACACCCAACTAAAATCAATTGAGTGGTTAGAAAATAGCGAATTAAGACAGGTAATTAGGGTAGTTAAACAATTTAATAGTTCCGAGTTTATTCAAGACTATATTTTAGCAAAACAGGCAAATCTCTTAACGATAGAAAATACCGTAGATTGGCAAGAAACCCATGTAATGATCAAGGTTGCATTTCCCTTAAATCTCACCAGCGATTATGTTACTTGCGAAATTCCCTGTAGCACAATTAAGCGCACCACGAAACCTGAAACAGCAGCAGAGAGAGCGCAATGGGAAGTATCAGCCTTAAACTGGGCAGATTTAACCGACATAAAAGCAGATTACGGAGTTAGTTTACTTAATGATTGCAAATATGGTTATGATGCTCAACCAAATCAATTACGCTTAACTTTATTACGGGCGGCTACTTGGCCAGATCCCCAAAGCGATCGCGGCATTCATCATTTTACCTATAGTATTTATCCCCATAAACATAGCTGGCAAGAAGCGAATACTGTTCGCCAAGGTTATGAGTTAAATACCAACCTGCACACCATAATTCTGACTCAACCAGAGCAAAAGAAGCAAAATAGTCAGCAATTACCAACCAGAAGCGAACTATTAAACCTATCCGCCGACAACTTAATCTTAATGGCGTTACAGCTATCTAATCAGCAAAACTTAACTATGCGTTGCTATGAAGCATGGGGAACAGAAGCTAAAATCAAGCTTAGAAGTGACGTAAATTTGGAGTTAGCCGATCAAATTGATTGCTTAGATAGAAAACAGGTTGAAAATGAACAACTCCAGCGCGTTAAACCTCATAAAATTATTAATTTTAAGCTCAAACAACATCTTCCATCAAAGCCAATCTAA
- a CDS encoding glucose-1-phosphate thymidylyltransferase, protein MKAIILSGGKGTRLRPLTYTGAKQLVPVANKPILWYGIESIVAAGITEIGIIISPETGGEVQAKTGNGDRFGAKITYIPQDRPLGLAHAVKVAQPFLGDSPFVMYLGDNLVQSKLDLFIDKFKTQHLDALTLLCAVENPSAFGVARVDEAGKVLELIEKPQDPPSNLALVGVYLFSPKIHQAIANIQPSPRGELEITDAIQYLIDQKQGVASHRLEGWWLDTGKKDDLLAANQIILDTCLESTREGAIDDQSKISGRVHVGESSQVTNSMIRGPVTIGKNCQIQNCFIGPYTSIADDTTLIDIDIEHSVVLKGATIEGISSRIVDSLIGERAHLKVAPQRPKALRFMIGDDSQIELT, encoded by the coding sequence ATGAAAGCAATTATTTTATCTGGTGGGAAAGGTACGAGATTACGTCCTCTAACCTATACAGGTGCTAAACAGTTAGTTCCTGTCGCCAATAAACCGATCCTGTGGTACGGCATTGAATCGATCGTCGCCGCAGGAATCACTGAAATCGGCATTATTATTAGCCCAGAAACGGGAGGGGAAGTACAGGCTAAAACAGGGAATGGCGATCGCTTTGGCGCAAAAATTACTTATATTCCCCAAGATCGGCCATTAGGATTAGCCCACGCAGTTAAGGTAGCGCAACCCTTTTTAGGCGACTCTCCTTTTGTGATGTATTTAGGAGACAACCTAGTACAGAGTAAACTCGATCTATTTATTGACAAGTTCAAAACTCAACATTTAGATGCTCTGACCTTACTTTGTGCAGTAGAAAACCCCAGTGCTTTTGGTGTGGCGCGAGTCGATGAGGCGGGAAAAGTTTTAGAGTTAATTGAAAAACCACAAGATCCACCGTCTAATTTAGCGTTGGTAGGAGTTTACTTATTCTCCCCTAAAATTCATCAGGCGATCGCCAATATTCAGCCATCTCCCAGAGGAGAGTTAGAAATCACCGATGCAATTCAGTATTTAATTGACCAAAAACAAGGGGTAGCATCTCACCGATTAGAAGGCTGGTGGCTCGATACAGGCAAAAAAGACGACCTCTTGGCTGCTAACCAGATTATTCTCGATACTTGTCTAGAATCTACCCGTGAAGGGGCGATCGATGACCAGAGTAAAATTAGTGGTCGAGTTCATGTTGGGGAAAGCTCACAGGTAACTAATTCGATGATTCGTGGCCCTGTGACGATTGGTAAAAACTGCCAGATCCAAAACTGCTTTATCGGCCCTTATACCAGCATTGCGGATGATACTACTTTGATTGATATTGATATTGAACATAGCGTAGTGCTTAAAGGAGCAACTATAGAAGGAATTAGCTCTCGGATTGTCGATAGTTTAATTGGCGAAAGAGCGCACCTTAAAGTTGCACCTCAGCGTCCTAAAGCATTACGGTTTATGATTGGTGACGACTCACAGATTGAATTAACCTAA